The Actinomycetota bacterium genome has a segment encoding these proteins:
- the argS gene encoding arginine--tRNA ligase, with amino-acid sequence MIVRDLSLKLNQYVRDMAGKSAEGILDSVTIGVPKNKKFGDLYTNAAMVMARPLGKNPLNIAQTMVKDLSEAWPQAEGLEIVKPGFINFKLKDSFLKSCLAEIITQREKYGRNQEGAQAKVNIEYVSSNPTGNLHIGHGRWGVLGDVLSSLYEANGYQVTREYYVNDYGSQIQKFGQCAASLYSRHFGREHDYPEDGYPPEAVSEVVERVIERYGDQFTADLPRLEKVAVETMIEVIRHTLSSMGVNFDVWFKESSLYENNNFEKVIDKLIYKNLAYRKQGAVWFRSSNFGDDKDRVIIRKDGQPTYFASDIMYLINKSERGFDKIFYIWGADHHGYVDRLMATARALGLDDMEVIIIIGQLVKLVKSGQLVKMSRRKGKVYTLADLIEEVGPDAVRYFFAANSFDTSMDFDIDLALEKSSQNPVYYVQYAHARIESILKKVGTRQLEDVDCSQLQLESGAEREIAKKLVFFPDEVYNGCANNSPYFLTQYLYGLATDFHYFYNHYRVMENEGINQSRLGLVLLTKQVLLNGLEMLGISAPSQM; translated from the coding sequence TTGATTGTAAGGGATTTATCTTTAAAGCTGAACCAATATGTCCGTGATATGGCCGGCAAGTCTGCAGAGGGGATATTGGATTCGGTTACCATAGGGGTTCCCAAGAACAAGAAATTTGGGGACCTGTATACCAATGCGGCCATGGTCATGGCCAGGCCTTTGGGCAAAAACCCCTTAAACATAGCCCAAACCATGGTCAAGGATTTAAGTGAGGCCTGGCCCCAGGCAGAAGGCCTGGAAATTGTCAAACCCGGCTTTATCAATTTTAAGCTAAAGGACAGCTTCCTAAAGTCTTGCCTGGCAGAGATTATTACCCAAAGGGAAAAATATGGCCGCAACCAGGAAGGGGCGCAGGCAAAGGTAAATATTGAATATGTTAGCTCTAATCCTACCGGCAATCTCCATATCGGCCACGGCCGGTGGGGAGTTTTGGGAGATGTGCTGTCCAGCCTTTATGAGGCCAATGGCTACCAGGTGACCCGTGAATACTATGTTAATGATTACGGCAGCCAGATACAGAAGTTTGGCCAGTGTGCGGCCAGCCTGTATTCCCGCCATTTTGGCCGGGAACATGATTACCCTGAAGACGGTTATCCCCCGGAAGCAGTATCTGAGGTAGTAGAAAGGGTTATAGAGAGGTATGGCGACCAGTTTACAGCGGACCTGCCCCGGCTGGAAAAGGTGGCAGTGGAGACCATGATAGAGGTTATCAGGCATACTTTATCCAGCATGGGGGTTAATTTTGATGTATGGTTTAAGGAAAGCAGCCTGTATGAAAATAATAATTTTGAAAAGGTAATAGATAAGCTGATATATAAAAACCTGGCGTACCGCAAACAGGGGGCGGTATGGTTCAGGTCCAGTAATTTTGGTGATGATAAAGACAGGGTTATTATTAGGAAGGACGGCCAGCCTACCTATTTTGCTTCCGATATCATGTACCTTATCAATAAGTCAGAACGCGGATTTGATAAGATTTTCTATATATGGGGAGCAGACCATCATGGCTATGTGGATAGGCTAATGGCTACCGCCCGGGCTTTGGGCCTGGATGATATGGAGGTAATAATTATAATAGGCCAGCTGGTAAAGCTGGTAAAAAGCGGGCAGCTGGTTAAGATGTCCCGGAGGAAAGGCAAGGTCTACACTTTAGCTGATTTGATTGAAGAAGTAGGCCCGGATGCGGTTAGATATTTTTTCGCTGCCAATTCCTTTGATACCTCTATGGATTTTGATATTGATTTGGCTTTGGAGAAGTCCAGCCAGAACCCGGTTTATTATGTCCAGTATGCCCATGCCAGGATAGAGAGCATACTTAAGAAGGTGGGCACCAGGCAGTTGGAGGATGTGGATTGCAGCCAGCTGCAATTGGAGTCAGGGGCGGAAAGGGAAATAGCCAAGAAACTGGTATTTTTCCCGGATGAAGTATATAACGGATGCGCTAATAATTCCCCTTATTTCTTAACCCAGTACCTTTATGGGCTGGCTACTGATTTTCACTATTTCTATAACCATTACCGGGTTATGGAAAATGAGGGGATAAACCAGTCCCGTTTAGGGCTGGTGCTGTTAACCAAACAGGTATTGTTAAACGGGTTGGAAATGCTGGGCATTAGCGCTCCTTCCCAAATGTAA
- a CDS encoding stage 0 sporulation family protein, producing MKPCIGIIFRKNGRIHYYDCNSICVEVGDKVICHVSDSIEIGEVANPVQDVDEEGFSEPLSKVIRKATHYDLSVDEINKNKEAEGSKKFEELAAKYKLPMKLVDVHVMFDKSKMIFYFTSEKRVDFRDMVKELASTFKMRIELRQIGVRDEAKIIGGLGPCGRKLCCKSFLSDFDSISIKMAKDQNLPLNPLKISGICGRLMCCLKYEYEDYEKFMDKAPERGTRVRVDQHCGCVCGYEPLKGSVIVELDNETRKTVPIDQITVIGKAPESGDRQEQ from the coding sequence ATGAAGCCATGTATTGGCATAATATTTAGGAAGAACGGCAGGATACATTATTATGACTGCAATAGCATTTGTGTGGAAGTCGGAGACAAGGTTATATGCCATGTCAGCGACTCCATTGAAATAGGCGAGGTAGCCAACCCGGTGCAGGATGTGGATGAAGAAGGATTTTCTGAACCTTTGAGCAAGGTTATCAGGAAGGCTACCCATTATGACCTATCGGTGGATGAGATCAATAAGAATAAGGAAGCAGAAGGCAGCAAGAAATTTGAGGAGCTGGCTGCCAAGTACAAGCTGCCCATGAAGCTGGTAGATGTGCATGTCATGTTTGATAAGAGCAAGATGATCTTTTATTTTACTTCTGAAAAGAGGGTTGATTTCAGGGATATGGTAAAAGAGCTGGCCTCTACTTTTAAGATGCGCATAGAGCTGAGGCAGATAGGGGTAAGGGACGAAGCTAAGATCATTGGCGGGTTGGGACCTTGCGGCAGGAAATTGTGCTGCAAGAGTTTTTTATCCGATTTTGATTCCATTTCTATCAAGATGGCCAAGGACCAGAACCTGCCCTTAAACCCCCTCAAGATTTCAGGCATTTGCGGGCGGCTTATGTGCTGTCTCAAATATGAATACGAAGACTATGAGAAGTTTATGGATAAAGCTCCGGAGAGGGGCACCAGGGTAAGGGTAGACCAGCATTGCGGCTGTGTATGCGGTTATGAGCCGCTTAAAGGCAGTGTTATCGTAGAACTGGATAATGAGACCAGGAAAACAGTTCCCATAGACCAGATTACCGTAATAGGCAAAGCTCCGGAATCTGGGGACAGGCAAGAGCAGTAG
- a CDS encoding homoserine dehydrogenase: MNQNNYQQVNIGIIGFGYIASEVYSLIYSQADYISKKIGRKLNISRIAEKDKQKLKGNIPGLSSVEITRDANDIIEDDSIDIVVELIGGIVPAYDFVSKALSRGKYVVTANKDLIANKGKRLYELAQDSNVDILFEASVGGGIPIIGPMKSSLASNNIQKIVGILNGTTNYILTRMEKEGLSFADALKMAQDLGYAEKANPSADIEGYDAACKLAILSSIAFNSRVVMDDVYREGITSITIDDINNAREMGYRIKLLAIGQEKDSVISVKVHPALIPVNHILASIEDTYNAVYVYGNYVGEIMSYGRGAGDKPTASSVVGDIIKVARHLDRDRKGPIYGCSCFEDKKLKAIDEDISKFYLLVDVEDRPGVLANIARVFGDYQVSIKSMIQKQSDLDNTARLIFITHEVLNRNLYQSIKEVSRLDVVHKVLNVIRVEDLS, translated from the coding sequence ATGAATCAAAATAATTACCAGCAGGTTAATATTGGAATAATAGGATTTGGCTATATTGCCAGTGAGGTTTATTCCTTAATCTACAGCCAGGCCGATTATATATCCAAAAAGATTGGCAGAAAGCTTAATATCAGCCGCATAGCTGAAAAGGATAAGCAGAAGCTGAAAGGCAATATTCCCGGCCTGTCTTCAGTGGAGATAACCAGGGATGCTAATGATATAATTGAAGATGATAGTATTGATATAGTAGTGGAGCTTATAGGGGGCATTGTTCCCGCCTATGACTTTGTATCTAAAGCCCTAAGCCGGGGCAAGTATGTGGTAACTGCCAATAAGGACCTGATTGCCAATAAGGGCAAAAGGCTGTACGAGCTGGCCCAGGATTCCAATGTGGACATACTGTTTGAGGCCAGTGTAGGGGGAGGTATACCTATTATAGGGCCCATGAAATCATCCTTAGCTTCCAATAATATCCAAAAGATCGTGGGAATTTTAAACGGAACCACCAATTATATCTTGACCAGGATGGAAAAGGAGGGCTTGTCTTTTGCCGATGCCCTTAAGATGGCCCAGGATTTGGGTTATGCTGAAAAAGCTAATCCCTCTGCCGATATCGAGGGTTATGATGCTGCCTGCAAGCTGGCCATACTGTCTTCCATTGCCTTTAATTCCAGGGTGGTAATGGATGATGTTTACCGGGAGGGCATTACTTCCATTACTATTGACGATATAAATAATGCCCGGGAGATGGGTTACCGCATTAAATTATTGGCTATAGGCCAGGAGAAAGATTCGGTCATCAGCGTGAAGGTACATCCTGCCCTGATACCGGTTAACCATATTTTGGCTTCTATTGAGGACACTTACAATGCTGTATACGTATACGGCAATTATGTGGGGGAAATAATGAGTTACGGCCGGGGTGCCGGGGATAAGCCTACTGCCAGTTCAGTGGTGGGGGATATTATAAAGGTGGCCCGCCACCTGGACAGGGACCGTAAAGGTCCTATTTATGGCTGCAGCTGCTTTGAGGATAAGAAGCTAAAGGCTATTGATGAAGATATCAGTAAGTTTTATTTATTGGTTGATGTGGAAGACAGGCCGGGAGTCCTGGCCAACATAGCCAGGGTATTCGGGGATTATCAGGTAAGCATAAAATCCATGATCCAGAAACAGTCAGACCTGGATAATACGGCCCGGCTAATATTTATTACCCATGAAGTATTAAACAGGAACCTGTACCAGTCCATTAAAGAGGTTTCCCGGCTGGATGTAGTACATAAAGTGCTAAATGTCATCAGGGTAGAGGACTTGAGCTGA
- the lysA gene encoding diaminopimelate decarboxylase, with protein MLLPITAVIDDGGMLHIGGCSAKSLKEKYGTPLYIMDVATIKKQCTDYISNFTFDDLQAEIIYASKAFSSLAICQLVASQGLSVDVSTGGELYMALASGFDPAKIYFHGNNKSCQEIEYGLESNVGTFIVDNLEELDLLARMAQEKGKRQNIFLRITPGIKASTHEYIQTGKIESKFGFGIHKSIASQAVKQALSYGSLNLSGLHCHIGSQIFNLSSYEKLIDVMLKFMHSVNNSWGAGLGQLNIGGGLGISYTRHDKPPAIADLAQLVHHAVLKYGARHGVKLKKIYLEPGRSIVGNAGITLYEAGTIKQIPHVKNYLSVDGGMSDNIRPILYQAKYDAFLAERMKDSTPQAAYTIVGKHCESGDILIENIDLPIVNKGDLIAVTATGAYCYSMASNYNGQTKCAVVAVEEGASWPWIERQTYQDLVAHNKELYESK; from the coding sequence ATGTTATTACCTATTACTGCGGTCATAGATGATGGTGGGATGCTGCATATAGGCGGATGCAGTGCAAAAAGTTTGAAGGAAAAGTATGGCACCCCCCTATATATTATGGATGTGGCTACTATCAAGAAACAATGCACAGATTATATTTCCAATTTTACCTTTGATGATTTACAAGCAGAGATTATCTATGCCTCCAAGGCTTTCAGCAGCCTGGCCATATGCCAGCTGGTAGCTTCCCAGGGGTTAAGTGTGGATGTGTCTACCGGAGGGGAGCTTTATATGGCTTTGGCCAGCGGCTTTGATCCGGCCAAAATTTATTTCCATGGCAATAACAAATCATGCCAGGAAATAGAATATGGCCTGGAGAGCAATGTGGGCACTTTTATTGTAGACAACTTGGAAGAGCTGGATCTATTGGCCCGGATGGCCCAGGAGAAAGGCAAAAGACAGAACATATTTTTAAGGATTACTCCGGGAATCAAGGCTTCCACCCATGAGTATATCCAGACCGGTAAAATAGAATCCAAGTTTGGATTTGGGATCCATAAATCCATCGCCAGCCAGGCGGTGAAGCAGGCCTTAAGTTACGGCAGCCTGAACCTGTCCGGCCTGCACTGCCATATCGGTTCCCAGATCTTTAATCTTTCCAGTTATGAGAAACTGATAGACGTAATGCTTAAATTCATGCATTCGGTAAATAATTCTTGGGGGGCCGGACTGGGGCAGCTAAACATAGGGGGAGGATTGGGTATTAGCTATACCCGCCATGATAAGCCTCCCGCCATTGCTGATCTGGCTCAGCTGGTCCATCATGCAGTTTTAAAATATGGGGCCAGGCATGGGGTTAAATTAAAGAAGATTTACCTGGAACCGGGAAGGTCGATTGTGGGCAATGCCGGGATTACCCTGTATGAAGCAGGCACCATAAAGCAGATCCCCCATGTAAAAAATTATTTATCAGTAGATGGGGGGATGTCAGATAATATCCGCCCCATTCTATATCAGGCTAAATATGATGCTTTTTTGGCTGAAAGGATGAAGGACAGCACCCCGCAAGCTGCTTATACCATTGTAGGCAAGCATTGTGAGAGCGGGGATATCCTGATAGAGAACATAGATTTGCCAATTGTAAACAAAGGTGATTTAATTGCAGTTACAGCCACCGGCGCGTACTGTTATTCCATGGCCAGCAATTATAATGGGCAGACTAAGTGTGCGGTGGTAGCAGTGGAAGAGGGCGCCAGCTGGCCTTGGATAGAGAGACAGACTTATCAAGACTTGGTAGCCCATAACAAGGAGCTATATGAATCAAAATAA